The region TGTGCACGTTTCAGGGCGGAGGGCAGCAGTAAGATCCAGGCACGGATCGAGCAGCAGTCGGTTCGGTCCAGCCAGCCCAGCCAGCCCAGCGCTCAGTTCCGGGCCCCCACCAAACCCGGAGCCGGGGTCAAGacctctccatctccttctAAAGATAATCCCTCCCCAGAGCCTCAGCTCGATGACATCAAGAGAGGTAAAGAGGTCCAGCCACGACCAGAGCCCAACATAATCATAACACATGGAACATTAACACTATATAAACATTTGTTAGCAGATATAaggacatttttaaagggacagtgtgtagcatttggagacatctagtggtgtggtttctTTGAGTgaagcacacattttaaatgtctatatggcagtcgatcatgttcatttaattgtgggaagtcaaaatcgtgatcgtgattaaatattcgATTAATTTTTGCGCCCTACGTATGATGTTTTAACAAATATTAGGATGAAAAGATGAGTAAGGAAGGGatggaacatttaaaaaagatgtGAACCCTGCTGACTCCACGCTGCCTCCTGCTGTTGGCAGAGCTGCGAGCGGAGGTGGAGGTGATCGAGCAGAtgagcagcagcggcagcagcagctcctccgaCTCAGCCAGCGCCTCGGGGAGCGGAGACGACAGCAGCGACGGCGAGCACGACGCCCCCCGACCGCTCAGCCAGACCTCACCCAGCCGCCTACCCATGGCCAACGGAGGAGCCGACCGGCAGCAGCAGGGCAACAACCAGCTCATGAACACACTCCGTGAGTACCTCGTAGTATCGTAACCTGTATCGGGCGCGAGGCAGGGAAGGGAGGGCATATATGAGTTAAATATTTCTCCCATTTCCACTTACatagcatgtaaacacacatcaTCAGTGTTCAGGCTGGTGATGGACATCGAGATGCCACCTCAGTTCTCTGAGTCAGTATTTGTCTAATTATGGCCgtttgtcttcacaggaaacgacCTTCAG is a window of Sebastes umbrosus isolate fSebUmb1 chromosome 11, fSebUmb1.pri, whole genome shotgun sequence DNA encoding:
- the eaf1 gene encoding ELL-associated factor 1, which produces MNGSTNPLLDKEEHVLKLGESFEKRPKSSFHTIRYDFKPASIDTSCEGELQVGKGEEVTITLPHIPGSTPPMTVFKGNKRPYQKDCVLIINHDTGEFVLEKLSSSIQVKKTRAEGSSKIQARIEQQSVRSSQPSQPSAQFRAPTKPGAGVKTSPSPSKDNPSPEPQLDDIKRELRAEVEVIEQMSSSGSSSSSDSASASGSGDDSSDGEHDAPRPLSQTSPSRLPMANGGADRQQQGNNQLMNTLRNDLQLSESGSDSDDD